Proteins encoded in a region of the Zea mays cultivar B73 chromosome 2, Zm-B73-REFERENCE-NAM-5.0, whole genome shotgun sequence genome:
- the LOC100191175 gene encoding uncharacterized protein LOC100191175 yields the protein MLPYPNNPHHFGVSQELPHPNPTAGFPMPPPGAHLDQRYYVDHHFFPGHGHCFNSETLEAVLRPARAAPECDEALVVTAPQAGGRRNGSLPAAAAAGQGQGQGHARARKRPFRTDRHSKIRTAQGVRDRRMRLSLDVARDFFALQDRLGFDKASKTVDWLLTQSKPAIERLAAATEPSHQRSDDAAFSPPTSGVADVSAGNKSGGVAEKLGRSRSGGSASMEMERACGLDRLVSAAPVLREYYYGLSEMMSNDNGGDGDDDGEYEEDGDFLDGMQY from the coding sequence ATGTTGCCGTACCCTAACAACCCTCACCATTTCGGCGTCTCCCAAGAACTCCCACACCCAAACCCTACGGCCGGCTTCCCCATGCCTCCACCGGGCGCGCATCTGGATCAGCGCTACTACGTGGACCATCACTTCTTTCCCGGCCACGGTCACTGCTTCAACTCCGAGACTCTGGAGGCGGTGCTGAGGCCGGCGCGCGCTGCCCCAGAGTGCGACGAGGCCCTAGTAGTCACGGCGCCGCAGGCGGGTGGAAGAAGAAACGGTAGTctgcctgccgccgccgccgccggccaggGCCAGGGCCAGGGCCACGCCCGAGCGCGGAAGCGCCCGTTCCGGACGGACCGGCACAGCAAGATCCGGACGGCGCAGGGCGTGCGCGACCGCCGGATGCGGCTGTCCCTCGACGTCGCCCGCGACTTCTTCGCTCTGCAGGACCGGCTCGGCTTCGATAAGGCCAGCAAGACGGTGGACTGGCTGCTCACCCAGTCCAAGCCGGCcatcgagcggctcgccgccgccaccGAGCCCTCCCACCAGCGGAGCGACGACGCAGCTTTCTCACCCCCAACGTCAGGGGTGGCTGATGTGTCAGCTGGTAATAAGAGCGGAGGAGTTGCCGAGAAGTTGGGCCGCTCCAGAAGTGGGGGATCCGCGTCCATGGAGATGGAGCGCGCCTGCGGGCTGGACCGCCTCGTGTCGGCCGCACCAGTGCTTCGTGAGTACTACTACGGCCTCAGCGAGATGATGAGCAACGACAACGGAGGAGATGGCGACGACGACGGTGAGTACGAGGAAGACGGTGATTTCCTGGACGGTATGCAATATTAG